From a region of the Fischerella sp. JS2 genome:
- a CDS encoding folate-binding protein, which yields MPTSVIDTQDTAAIQAAQTTVAICDRSHWGRIKVSDDDRLRFLHNQSTNDFQKLQPGQGCDTVFVTSTARTIDLATGYVMEDAVMLLVSPNRREYLLQWLDRYIFFADKVQLTDITDDTATLSLIGPDSDTIVEKLGAGTIIGQPYGNHLVFDGIHIAVGSGLASPGYTLILPTAIKESIWNKIVELGAVPMSDRAWEVLRITQGRPVPDQELTEDYNPLEVGLWQTISFNKGCYIGQETIARLNTCKGVKQHLWGINLIAAVEPGTTITVGDEKVGKLTSCIETVDGYRGLGYIRTKAGGVGLQVKVGEVTGEIVELPFVSHEYPE from the coding sequence ATGCCTACATCTGTCATTGACACTCAAGACACAGCAGCTATCCAAGCAGCCCAAACAACAGTTGCAATATGCGATCGCTCACACTGGGGACGAATTAAAGTATCTGATGATGATCGTCTGCGCTTTTTGCACAATCAAAGCACCAACGATTTCCAAAAACTGCAACCAGGACAAGGCTGTGATACGGTTTTTGTGACATCCACCGCCCGTACCATTGACTTAGCAACAGGCTATGTTATGGAAGATGCAGTAATGCTTTTGGTTTCGCCTAATCGTCGTGAGTATCTGTTGCAATGGCTAGACCGTTATATCTTTTTTGCTGACAAAGTACAACTGACTGATATCACTGATGATACTGCGACTTTGAGTCTCATCGGGCCAGACAGTGACACTATTGTGGAAAAGTTAGGCGCAGGCACAATTATTGGTCAACCCTACGGCAATCACCTAGTATTTGATGGTATACATATAGCCGTTGGTAGTGGTCTTGCTTCTCCCGGATACACCCTGATTTTGCCAACTGCCATCAAAGAAAGCATCTGGAATAAAATAGTCGAGTTAGGCGCAGTACCAATGAGCGATCGCGCTTGGGAAGTGTTACGAATTACCCAAGGTCGCCCTGTTCCAGACCAAGAACTGACTGAGGATTATAATCCTTTGGAAGTGGGCTTATGGCAGACCATTTCATTTAATAAAGGTTGTTACATTGGCCAAGAAACTATTGCCCGTTTAAATACTTGTAAAGGTGTAAAACAACACCTCTGGGGTATCAATCTCATTGCTGCTGTGGAACCAGGAACAACTATTACAGTAGGGGATGAAAAAGTCGGTAAATTAACCAGTTGCATTGAAACTGTAGATGGTTATCGTGGTTTAGGCTACATCCGTACTAAAGCGGGTGGCGTAGGTTTACAAGTCAAAGTCGGAGAAGTTACAGGCGAAATTGTAGAACTTCCGTTTGTTTCTCACGAGTACCCAGAGTAA
- a CDS encoding tetratricopeptide repeat protein, which produces MKSKHQFVYACLLQSAVVFSTNLLSVGDVIAQVTPSPAVTQQPPQQQVRELVQTEVDRAFGRTRNLLNIWVVILTVFPVAVIASFWLLRRAVVREIVDRATQQFKELEELQNQLIRVRETAQNSIQQAKNITADLEQEAKAVREQIISVIPSEISQSKLQAFTELEKQINVSKQELKNLETEFGSRLSELEIDAQHQKNITLDTLGKLKSELISEISQLQHEHQKQREQTFADLEASRQEFTSQLTAWQSEVKQKNEQIRENLHQTQLEFTAQLSEIKTETQQQKEQAFALLEQSITELTSKLAEIQSDAQQQKQRIIENMEGLQTEFAAKLTEYQLANQQNQEHTAADLEKSRQEFTSQLVKWQSEVEQQQQQVLATVTNWQSEFAAQLANLNLITQQQKEQALADLEASKQNLISQFVSQLAGSELEVQQQKQQILASLQTLQSEFTSQLSELQTGTQQRQEQALLQLDRAISELTAQLENVQLETEEQKQRVLKRLEKSQADFTAQLTLWQVGTQQQKEQALAELNKTVSEIKFQLSDVQTEAVQQKQRIIKRLEKLQTEIASQISKLLIDVKRSKELVIENLEKSGSELASQYSELQSNAQSQKLEIIEKLEKIKSDFISQLAQLQTEAQQQKEETLKQLAEITPPANLETVTAEVQEILKPEPQQTPDSETGEQENILTANDYLKQGDVLLAEKRYEDAIALYKKAIKLNPDEPVIWLKRGIALARLKQYQDAIACYDQALQINPEYHQAWCDKGVALGFLQRQKEAFQCFDKAVKIKPDDAVAWLNRGLALEELEEYEEAIASFDTALQLNPDSYKAWNNRGYALVMLGDDDEAIQSFDRALKIKPDYANAYYNKAACYALQPQLELALENLQQAINLNPRYRQQAETDIDFELIAKDKRFRQMIADNKDRRQMADGRRNPVRQSEI; this is translated from the coding sequence ATGAAAAGCAAGCATCAATTTGTCTACGCATGTCTGTTGCAAAGCGCTGTAGTATTTTCTACGAACTTACTATCCGTTGGTGATGTTATTGCTCAAGTTACACCATCTCCCGCAGTTACTCAACAGCCTCCACAGCAACAAGTTAGAGAACTAGTCCAAACAGAAGTAGACCGGGCTTTTGGTCGAACACGCAATTTACTAAACATTTGGGTAGTTATACTAACCGTATTTCCTGTCGCCGTCATTGCTTCTTTTTGGCTATTGCGGCGGGCTGTGGTGCGTGAAATCGTAGATAGAGCTACACAGCAGTTTAAGGAATTAGAAGAATTACAAAATCAACTAATCAGGGTGAGAGAAACTGCTCAAAACAGTATTCAACAAGCCAAAAATATTACTGCTGACTTAGAACAAGAAGCCAAAGCGGTTCGAGAACAGATCATATCTGTAATTCCATCAGAAATATCTCAATCAAAACTACAGGCATTCACAGAATTAGAAAAACAAATTAACGTATCAAAACAGGAATTAAAAAATTTAGAAACAGAATTTGGCTCTCGTTTGTCTGAATTAGAAATAGACGCTCAACATCAAAAAAATATCACGCTTGATACTTTAGGTAAATTAAAATCAGAACTAATATCAGAAATTTCTCAGTTACAGCACGAACATCAAAAACAAAGAGAACAAACTTTTGCCGATTTAGAAGCGTCGCGACAAGAATTTACCTCTCAGCTAACTGCCTGGCAGTCAGAGGTAAAGCAAAAAAATGAACAGATTCGGGAAAATTTACATCAAACACAGCTAGAATTTACGGCTCAATTATCAGAGATCAAAACAGAAACTCAACAGCAGAAAGAACAAGCTTTTGCACTACTCGAACAATCAATTACAGAGTTGACATCAAAACTGGCTGAAATCCAGTCTGATGCTCAGCAACAGAAGCAGCGAATTATAGAAAATATGGAAGGTTTACAAACAGAGTTTGCTGCTAAATTAACAGAATATCAGTTAGCGAATCAACAAAATCAGGAACACACAGCTGCTGATTTAGAAAAATCACGACAAGAATTTACATCTCAATTAGTAAAATGGCAATCGGAAGTTGAGCAACAACAACAGCAAGTTTTAGCTACTGTGACTAATTGGCAATCAGAATTCGCCGCACAGCTTGCCAATTTAAACCTCATAACTCAACAACAAAAAGAACAAGCCTTGGCAGATTTAGAAGCTTCCAAGCAAAACTTAATATCGCAATTTGTCTCGCAATTGGCTGGTTCGGAGTTGGAAGTACAGCAACAAAAGCAACAAATTCTGGCAAGTTTGCAAACATTACAGTCAGAATTTACCTCGCAATTGTCAGAATTACAAACAGGGACGCAACAACGCCAAGAACAAGCTTTGCTTCAATTAGACAGAGCAATATCTGAGTTAACAGCTCAATTGGAAAATGTGCAGTTAGAGACTGAGGAACAAAAGCAACGAGTCCTGAAAAGATTGGAGAAATCACAAGCGGACTTTACAGCCCAACTGACGCTATGGCAAGTAGGAACTCAACAACAAAAAGAACAAGCTTTGGCAGAACTAAATAAAACAGTATCTGAGATTAAATTTCAACTTAGTGATGTACAAACAGAAGCTGTACAGCAAAAACAGCGCATTATTAAAAGGTTGGAGAAATTACAGACTGAAATTGCTTCGCAAATCTCTAAGCTGTTGATAGATGTGAAACGTAGCAAGGAATTAGTAATCGAAAATTTAGAAAAATCAGGTTCTGAATTGGCCTCTCAGTATTCAGAATTACAGTCAAATGCACAATCACAAAAGTTAGAAATTATCGAAAAACTAGAAAAAATCAAGTCAGATTTTATCTCGCAACTGGCTCAGTTACAAACAGAAGCTCAACAACAAAAAGAAGAAACCCTCAAACAACTTGCGGAAATTACACCCCCAGCTAATTTAGAAACTGTCACTGCGGAAGTTCAAGAAATATTGAAGCCAGAACCGCAACAAACACCAGACTCAGAAACTGGTGAACAAGAAAATATATTGACTGCTAATGATTACCTCAAACAGGGAGATGTGCTGCTTGCAGAAAAACGTTATGAAGATGCGATCGCTCTCTATAAAAAAGCAATTAAACTTAACCCAGACGAGCCAGTAATATGGTTGAAGCGGGGTATTGCTTTGGCAAGATTAAAACAATACCAAGATGCGATCGCCTGTTACGATCAAGCCTTACAAATTAACCCTGAATATCATCAAGCTTGGTGTGACAAAGGTGTAGCACTCGGATTCCTCCAGCGCCAAAAAGAAGCTTTTCAATGTTTTGACAAAGCCGTCAAAATCAAACCAGATGATGCTGTAGCTTGGTTAAACCGGGGACTAGCCCTAGAAGAATTGGAAGAATACGAAGAAGCGATCGCATCTTTTGATACAGCACTCCAATTAAACCCCGACTCTTACAAAGCATGGAATAACAGGGGTTACGCCCTCGTGATGCTGGGTGATGACGATGAAGCAATTCAAAGCTTTGATCGGGCGTTGAAAATTAAACCAGATTACGCCAACGCCTATTACAACAAAGCCGCCTGTTATGCTTTACAACCCCAGCTAGAATTAGCCTTAGAAAATCTCCAACAGGCAATAAATCTCAATCCCAGGTATAGACAACAAGCAGAAACCGACATAGATTTTGAGTTAATTGCCAAAGACAAGCGCTTTCGGCAGATGATTGCAGATAATAAAGACAGAAGGCAGATGGCAGATGGCAGAAGGAACCCTGTAAGGCAATCTGAAATTTGA
- a CDS encoding adenosine-specific kinase, which yields MELKLVAMEIPEGSNIIIGQTHFIKTVEDLYEIMVGTSSQVKFGLAFCEASGVCLIRVTGNDRNLEEVATKNAQNLAAGHSFVILLKQAYPINFLNAIKQCPEVCNIYCATANPVQVIVAETEQGRGIMGVVDGFSPKGVESAEDVKARKELLRKFGYKL from the coding sequence ATGGAACTCAAATTAGTGGCAATGGAAATTCCTGAAGGAAGTAATATTATCATTGGGCAAACACACTTTATTAAAACAGTCGAAGATTTGTATGAAATTATGGTGGGAACTTCATCTCAGGTGAAATTTGGTCTTGCTTTTTGTGAAGCATCAGGAGTTTGTTTAATTAGAGTGACAGGCAACGATCGCAATCTTGAAGAAGTAGCAACAAAAAATGCCCAAAATTTAGCAGCAGGTCACAGCTTCGTTATTCTCTTAAAACAGGCCTACCCGATTAACTTTTTGAATGCCATCAAACAGTGTCCGGAAGTGTGCAATATTTACTGTGCTACAGCCAATCCGGTGCAGGTGATTGTTGCTGAAACAGAACAAGGGCGTGGCATTATGGGTGTAGTAGATGGATTTTCACCCAAGGGTGTAGAAAGTGCTGAGGATGTGAAGGCACGCAAGGAATTGTTGCGGAAGTTTGGTTATAAGCTATGA
- a CDS encoding DUF1822 family protein encodes MNYLTERQTISIPISEEFRENALKFVREQPTQTRARQVYLNTLAVQVVNTYLQMLDIPTDLESSYSWHPYRRLIDDVADLVLTGIGHLECRAIRTGDRVCYIPPEVWDDRIGYVVVEINQTCKEGKIWGFLPHVTAAEIDINQLHSLDELIERSHLISLRAWLENIYTTEWQTVEEFTRKRKPQFAFRSIKRVRGLKLESQDIVWQIIEQFYPNHSWQKGLPSKLLSKKFNNRCEKIEVNNNSNISSELLDILVHLIKTTEDEETRWTLAEILWTLQPNHPAVTARRIMDLGMQLDGSAVALMVAVLPKPDQTVAVLLRVYPMNNAYLPLGLQLAGLYEDGQAFLEVQAREEDDYIQLKFCAEFGERFRVRVGLNDAMITENFII; translated from the coding sequence ATGAATTACTTAACTGAACGTCAAACTATATCTATCCCTATTTCTGAAGAATTCCGAGAAAATGCTCTTAAATTTGTCAGAGAACAACCAACACAAACAAGAGCAAGGCAAGTATATTTAAATACTTTAGCTGTCCAGGTAGTTAATACCTATTTGCAAATGCTAGATATTCCTACAGATTTAGAATCTAGCTATAGTTGGCATCCTTACCGGAGATTAATTGATGATGTCGCCGATTTAGTCTTAACTGGGATAGGACACTTAGAATGTCGAGCAATTCGCACAGGCGATCGCGTTTGTTATATCCCGCCAGAAGTTTGGGATGATCGCATTGGTTATGTGGTTGTCGAAATTAATCAAACTTGTAAGGAAGGTAAAATCTGGGGATTTTTGCCTCATGTTACCGCCGCAGAAATTGATATTAACCAGTTACATTCATTGGATGAATTAATTGAGCGATCGCATCTAATTTCTTTAAGAGCATGGCTAGAAAATATTTACACAACTGAGTGGCAAACAGTTGAAGAATTTACTCGTAAAAGAAAACCTCAATTTGCTTTTCGCTCTATTAAACGTGTCAGAGGATTGAAATTAGAATCACAAGATATTGTTTGGCAAATTATTGAGCAATTTTACCCCAATCATAGTTGGCAAAAAGGTTTACCATCCAAATTATTGTCCAAAAAATTTAATAATCGTTGTGAAAAAATAGAGGTAAATAATAATAGTAACATTTCCTCAGAACTTCTGGATATTTTAGTTCATTTAATCAAAACTACTGAAGATGAAGAAACACGTTGGACTCTTGCGGAAATTTTGTGGACTCTTCAACCGAACCACCCTGCTGTGACTGCTAGACGCATTATGGATTTGGGAATGCAGTTAGATGGTAGCGCTGTAGCTTTGATGGTAGCAGTTTTACCAAAACCAGATCAAACAGTTGCTGTGCTATTACGGGTTTATCCTATGAATAATGCTTATTTACCATTAGGTTTACAATTAGCAGGATTATATGAGGATGGACAAGCATTTTTAGAAGTTCAAGCTAGAGAAGAAGATGATTATATTCAATTAAAATTTTGTGCGGAATTTGGTGAGAGATTTCGAGTTAGGGTTGGTTTAAATGATGCAATGATTACAGAAAATTTTATCATCTAG
- a CDS encoding ABC transporter substrate-binding protein: MVKQVKLVIFEIGEGSFERGFPVKVRIGEAGKRHIAEISGRLPPAPEVPTTYTTWQSIYEKLPANWLIIIPKNQITNFSSKDACNQAAKAFQDSFNTWLNQAPVLEIERQLSRQIGNSEDIRFILQTSDSLLRRLPWHLWGFFSTSHPQAEIVIGSEYEPSTKQLKVPVKILAILGSNQGIDLNQDLYFLKNLPGAKVKALIEPTRRQLIDNLRTQPWDILFFAGHSISKEGDSWGEIQINADESYLSLRNLRYSLRHAVRQGLKLAIFNSCDGLGLARNLADLRIPYTIVMREPVPDIIAQEFLKYFLTAFTSGESLYASVNQARERLYEEWERDYPCASWLPVIFQNPAATELKYPRILNWKQKAFRTAIVTVSLGCVGAVLWRGIDEINFRNRFSDGDKILVKTVSTEYKKQGVQALSWKNYNQAVSKFKISLQQKPNDPESLIYLNNAKIGNQEKLTIAVVVPIGTNPDVAQEILRGVAQAQDEINRRDGINSQLLKVEIVNDDNNPAIAQRVANRFVQDQKNILAVIGHNSSDASVPAANIYQAGKLVMISPTSTSPLVTNPENRSAGSYIYRTVIRNDVIAETLAEYAKKEGKTRIAICRDSQAKDQSYEPAIASALSKNDIQLIDIHCDLSAKNFQPEVAIERAIKVRANSIFLNPHVDRIDKAIEVAKANKGKLMLFGSHSMQTQKTLKAGKAVNGLVMAVSWHTDASANKKFVKDAYKLWSDPNSITWRTANAYDATNAIAQALIQKDNTREGIQQALSGSFVLEGATGTIQFSPWGDRIGTAVLVEVKPDPKNPSNYSFVLKDSVFNRISLGDKILAQDTQPSNEKKAGIQAFAAEKYEVAIAYFQKSLQNMPNDPETHIYLQNALAARHGKVLKIAVSVPLGSNPNVAKEILQGVAQAQDEVNNKGGIQGYLLQIEIANDDNNPDIARKIANYFVNHKKILAVIAHNASDASVKACGIYQDGKLVNISPTSFSLKLSGCGSYIFRTAPNLRFLADSVSHYAINVAGTKNLAICVDEKAIDNQSFRDEFASATIADGGNIVNIRCDFSAPDFDPPKIIADAISNGAEGLFLAPHIDRISKALDLAKANQGRLTLFASTSLYTLQTLQQGKADINNLVLAVPWEARSNFESEFAKNSRKLWRSLVTWRSATSYDATVAIVNGLQQSKTRDGLQKVLRNPKFSAIGATGKIQFLQSGDRHIQNKNDIILVKIKPSHKFANQYEFFPLSP; the protein is encoded by the coding sequence GTGGTTAAGCAGGTTAAACTAGTTATTTTTGAAATAGGAGAGGGTTCTTTTGAGAGGGGATTTCCTGTCAAAGTGAGAATTGGTGAGGCTGGTAAGCGTCATATTGCTGAGATTTCTGGTAGATTACCACCTGCACCAGAAGTTCCGACAACGTACACTACATGGCAATCTATTTATGAAAAATTGCCAGCAAATTGGTTGATTATTATTCCTAAAAATCAGATTACAAACTTTTCTAGTAAAGATGCTTGTAATCAAGCTGCTAAAGCATTTCAAGATAGTTTCAACACCTGGCTAAATCAAGCGCCTGTTTTAGAAATAGAGCGACAATTATCAAGACAAATTGGTAATTCTGAAGATATTCGCTTTATTTTACAGACTTCAGATTCATTATTGCGGAGATTACCTTGGCATTTGTGGGGTTTTTTTTCTACTAGCCATCCCCAAGCAGAAATAGTCATTGGTTCAGAATACGAACCATCAACAAAGCAACTGAAAGTACCAGTCAAAATTTTGGCAATTTTAGGTAGTAACCAGGGAATTGATCTCAATCAAGATTTATACTTTCTCAAAAACTTACCAGGTGCAAAAGTTAAGGCATTAATCGAACCTACACGCCGTCAACTGATTGACAATTTGAGAACTCAACCTTGGGATATTTTATTTTTTGCTGGACATAGTATCAGTAAAGAAGGTGACAGTTGGGGAGAAATTCAAATTAATGCTGATGAGAGTTATTTATCATTACGAAATTTACGTTACTCTCTCAGACATGCAGTCAGACAGGGATTAAAATTGGCAATTTTTAACTCCTGTGATGGATTGGGATTAGCACGCAATTTAGCTGATTTACGCATTCCTTACACAATTGTCATGCGGGAACCTGTACCTGATATTATTGCCCAAGAGTTTTTAAAATATTTTCTGACTGCATTTACTAGTGGCGAATCTTTATATGCGTCTGTAAACCAAGCACGGGAACGCCTATATGAGGAGTGGGAAAGAGATTATCCTTGTGCTTCTTGGCTACCTGTAATTTTTCAGAATCCAGCCGCAACGGAACTAAAATATCCCCGAATTTTGAACTGGAAACAAAAGGCTTTTCGCACAGCTATTGTCACAGTTTCACTGGGGTGTGTTGGTGCAGTTTTGTGGCGTGGGATTGATGAAATTAATTTCCGTAATCGGTTTAGTGATGGCGATAAAATTTTAGTAAAAACAGTTTCTACTGAATATAAAAAGCAAGGAGTGCAAGCATTATCATGGAAAAATTATAATCAAGCAGTTAGTAAATTCAAGATTTCTTTACAACAAAAACCTAATGATCCAGAATCATTAATATATTTGAATAATGCCAAGATTGGCAATCAAGAAAAATTGACGATCGCAGTTGTGGTTCCTATTGGTACAAATCCTGATGTTGCCCAGGAAATTTTGCGGGGTGTAGCACAAGCCCAAGATGAAATTAACCGTAGAGATGGTATTAATAGTCAGTTACTAAAAGTTGAAATAGTCAATGATGATAATAATCCTGCGATCGCTCAAAGGGTTGCCAACAGATTTGTCCAAGATCAAAAAAATATTTTGGCAGTCATCGGACATAACAGTAGTGATGCTAGTGTCCCTGCTGCTAATATTTATCAAGCCGGAAAATTGGTGATGATTTCACCAACTAGTACTTCTCCATTGGTAACTAATCCCGAAAATCGGTCTGCTGGGAGTTATATCTACAGAACCGTCATCAGAAATGATGTGATTGCCGAAACTTTAGCTGAGTACGCAAAAAAAGAAGGCAAAACTCGCATTGCTATCTGTCGTGATTCTCAAGCAAAAGATCAGTCTTATGAACCAGCAATAGCTTCAGCACTGAGCAAAAATGATATTCAGTTAATTGATATTCACTGTGATTTGTCAGCCAAGAATTTTCAGCCAGAAGTCGCCATTGAACGTGCAATCAAAGTGCGAGCAAATAGTATATTTCTCAATCCCCATGTTGACAGAATTGATAAAGCTATAGAAGTTGCTAAAGCTAATAAAGGCAAATTAATGCTCTTTGGCAGTCACAGTATGCAAACTCAAAAAACTCTCAAAGCAGGTAAAGCTGTTAACGGTTTAGTGATGGCTGTTTCTTGGCACACCGACGCTTCTGCTAATAAAAAATTTGTTAAAGATGCCTATAAACTTTGGAGTGATCCAAATTCTATCACTTGGCGCACAGCAAATGCCTACGATGCTACAAATGCGATCGCTCAAGCTTTAATCCAAAAAGATAACACCAGAGAAGGCATCCAACAAGCTTTATCCGGTAGTTTTGTTTTAGAAGGCGCTACGGGGACTATTCAATTTTCACCTTGGGGCGATCGCATCGGTACGGCGGTGTTAGTGGAAGTTAAACCCGATCCCAAAAATCCTAGTAACTATAGTTTTGTACTCAAAGACTCTGTTTTTAATCGTATTAGCTTGGGAGATAAAATTTTAGCTCAAGATACACAACCTAGTAACGAGAAAAAAGCAGGTATACAAGCTTTTGCAGCAGAGAAATATGAGGTAGCGATCGCATATTTTCAAAAATCTCTGCAAAATATGCCCAATGATCCTGAAACACACATATACTTACAAAATGCCCTTGCTGCTCGTCATGGCAAAGTTTTAAAAATTGCTGTCAGTGTCCCTCTGGGTAGTAATCCCAATGTTGCTAAAGAAATACTGCAAGGTGTGGCTCAAGCTCAAGATGAAGTTAATAATAAAGGTGGCATTCAAGGATATTTATTACAGATAGAAATAGCAAATGACGATAACAATCCTGATATTGCTAGAAAAATTGCTAACTATTTTGTCAACCACAAGAAAATTTTAGCAGTTATTGCTCATAATGCCTCTGATGCTTCTGTCAAAGCATGTGGAATTTACCAAGATGGAAAATTAGTCAATATTTCTCCTACTAGCTTTTCGTTAAAATTGTCGGGATGTGGTTCCTATATATTTCGCACTGCTCCCAATCTCCGTTTTCTTGCTGATTCTGTTTCTCACTATGCCATCAATGTTGCGGGGACAAAAAACTTGGCTATTTGTGTAGATGAAAAAGCTATAGATAATCAATCTTTTCGCGATGAATTTGCTTCTGCTACCATTGCCGATGGTGGAAATATTGTGAATATTAGGTGTGATTTTTCTGCACCAGATTTTGATCCTCCTAAAATTATTGCAGATGCAATTAGTAATGGTGCTGAAGGATTATTTTTAGCTCCCCATATTGATAGAATTAGTAAAGCTTTAGATTTAGCTAAAGCCAATCAAGGCAGACTCACATTATTTGCCAGTACTTCACTATATACCTTACAAACTCTCCAACAAGGAAAAGCTGATATTAATAATTTAGTGTTAGCTGTGCCTTGGGAAGCTAGGAGTAATTTTGAAAGTGAATTTGCTAAAAACTCCCGCAAACTTTGGAGAAGTTTAGTAACTTGGCGTTCTGCTACAAGTTATGATGCAACTGTAGCCATAGTTAATGGTTTACAGCAAAGTAAAACTCGTGATGGACTGCAAAAAGTCTTGCGAAATCCCAAATTTTCTGCCATTGGCGCGACTGGTAAAATCCAGTTTTTACAATCAGGCGATCGCCATATTCAAAACAAGAATGATATTATTTTGGTGAAAATTAAACCAAGTCATAAGTTTGCAAATCAATATGAATTTTTTCCTTTATCTCCTTAA
- a CDS encoding sigma-70 family RNA polymerase sigma factor — protein MDEFNAQILQLVQEACQHPRGSLERKRKLNQIICLIQKSGRLLRCTGVPDVEEAFQKTWIYFCQNLCEATTARNPYDPKQGCVISWLNGYLYYRIKEISQRNKQERNRRINPFTGENGEAIDPLDIIPAPPEPSPMLKEIREWLTNETSRLRRIHISDRPDVNCQVMIERRFLLEVAWKVLSQDFGVPIPTLSNFYQKKCLPLLEEFCKSQGYLD, from the coding sequence ATGGATGAATTCAACGCGCAAATCCTCCAACTTGTTCAAGAAGCTTGTCAGCATCCCAGAGGTAGTTTAGAACGCAAAAGGAAACTGAATCAAATTATTTGTCTGATTCAAAAATCGGGTAGACTTTTGCGATGTACAGGTGTACCTGATGTAGAGGAAGCTTTTCAGAAAACCTGGATATATTTTTGCCAAAATCTCTGTGAAGCAACTACTGCTAGGAATCCTTATGATCCCAAACAAGGTTGTGTGATTAGCTGGTTAAATGGTTACTTGTATTATCGTATTAAAGAAATTAGTCAGAGAAATAAACAAGAGAGAAACAGAAGAATTAATCCCTTCACAGGAGAAAATGGTGAAGCAATAGATCCTTTAGATATTATTCCCGCACCACCAGAACCATCACCTATGCTCAAAGAAATTCGGGAATGGCTTACAAATGAAACCAGTAGATTACGGCGTATTCATATTAGCGATCGCCCGGATGTTAATTGTCAAGTTATGATTGAACGCCGTTTTCTTTTGGAAGTTGCTTGGAAAGTTTTATCCCAAGATTTTGGTGTTCCTATCCCGACTCTCAGCAATTTCTATCAAAAAAAATGCCTACCTTTGCTAGAAGAATTTTGTAAATCCCAAGGCTATCTTGATTAA